A single region of the Williamwhitmania taraxaci genome encodes:
- a CDS encoding ABC transporter ATP-binding protein, with translation METNPVISIRNLQKNFLNGKEVNHVLKGINLDIAPGQIIGYIGPNGAGKSTTVKILCGLIEDFEGDITVLGHDLRTESLAIKRRIGYIPENAAMYDMLTPLEYMSFAGALYGLPEERVMEKAGKLLELFEMKKHADQRMDTFSKGMKQKILLISGLIHNPDIIFLDEPLSGLDANSVMVVKEVLSQLAKDGKTIFFCSHIMDVVERISHRIVLINHGHVVADGTIEELRSGSSETLEKLFADLTGQGGQTVTAEAIVQAFGN, from the coding sequence ATGGAAACCAACCCCGTAATATCAATCCGCAATCTTCAAAAAAACTTCCTCAACGGCAAAGAGGTAAACCATGTGCTAAAAGGTATTAACCTCGATATTGCACCTGGCCAAATCATTGGATACATTGGCCCCAACGGTGCAGGAAAAAGCACCACGGTAAAGATTCTTTGCGGGCTAATTGAAGATTTCGAAGGCGATATTACCGTATTGGGTCACGACCTACGCACGGAATCGCTGGCCATTAAGCGCCGCATTGGATACATTCCCGAGAATGCCGCCATGTATGACATGCTTACCCCATTGGAGTATATGAGCTTTGCCGGAGCACTCTATGGATTGCCCGAGGAACGTGTCATGGAGAAGGCCGGCAAGCTGCTCGAACTTTTCGAGATGAAGAAGCACGCCGATCAGCGCATGGACACCTTCTCGAAGGGAATGAAGCAGAAGATACTGCTCATCTCTGGACTTATTCACAACCCCGACATTATCTTTCTGGACGAACCGCTATCGGGTCTCGATGCCAACTCGGTAATGGTGGTAAAGGAGGTTCTCTCGCAGCTGGCAAAGGATGGTAAGACGATTTTCTTCTGCTCGCACATCATGGATGTGGTGGAGCGCATTTCGCACCGCATTGTGCTCATAAATCACGGGCATGTCGTTGCCGATGGCACCATTGAAGAGCTACGCTCGGGAAGCAGCGAGACACTGGAGAAACTGTTCGCCGACCTCACCGGACAAGGAGGACAAACCGTTACTGCCGAAGCCATTGTTCAAGCATTTGGAAACTAG
- a CDS encoding UPF0158 family protein: protein MLTIHGNTKLAITQELAVGRKCYYNTADESVIVEDDLAVEATKKAMKEHPEQYILFTPPADTTELELVKSFAPKVKNAEEKRHLIFALKRDNPMAYFKNFINKFSDERNAWFVFKKKHFVEMVDKRIEEINGGK from the coding sequence ATGCTGACAATTCACGGTAACACCAAACTAGCCATCACCCAAGAGTTAGCTGTAGGGCGCAAGTGCTACTACAACACAGCCGACGAGAGCGTTATTGTTGAGGACGACTTAGCCGTTGAGGCCACCAAAAAGGCAATGAAGGAGCACCCCGAGCAATACATACTCTTTACACCGCCAGCCGATACAACTGAGCTGGAGTTGGTGAAGTCCTTTGCCCCAAAGGTTAAGAATGCCGAGGAGAAGCGCCATTTGATCTTTGCCCTAAAGCGCGATAACCCAATGGCCTACTTTAAAAACTTCATCAACAAGTTCTCCGACGAGCGTAACGCCTGGTTCGTGTTCAAGAAGAAGCACTTCGTGGAGATGGTTGATAAACGCATTGAAGAGATTAATGGGGGGAAGTAG
- a CDS encoding type II toxin-antitoxin system RelE/ParE family toxin — translation MIEYLLGEWGENVTKAFVKRTFEFLDLLIDFPEIGSVENEDRQIRGFVLIKQLTIFYKIKGDTIVFLNFYDNRQSPKRRHYARHAR, via the coding sequence ATAATTGAGTACCTCCTTGGTGAGTGGGGCGAAAATGTAACTAAAGCATTTGTTAAGCGGACATTTGAGTTTCTTGACTTGTTAATTGATTTTCCTGAGATTGGTTCAGTTGAGAATGAGGATAGACAGATTCGTGGATTTGTTTTGATTAAGCAGCTGACAATATTTTACAAGATCAAAGGTGACACAATTGTATTCCTTAATTTTTACGATAATAGGCAAAGCCCAAAACGGCGACATTATGCACGGCACGCTCGCTAA
- a CDS encoding DUF1987 domain-containing protein yields the protein MNNLEISESITTPAISFNASTGRLFVNGKSIPENVFDFYTPILTWIDEYTSNPPPQTTLELKLEYFNTSSSKRIFDIMKRMEKIAVNELSKVTIIWYYEEDDEDIYFAGNDYKAIMNPKVDFRMVEIDG from the coding sequence ATGAATAATTTGGAAATATCAGAGTCGATTACAACACCAGCTATTTCCTTCAACGCATCTACCGGAAGGCTATTTGTAAATGGCAAATCTATTCCCGAAAATGTGTTTGATTTTTACACTCCAATTCTAACCTGGATTGACGAATACACCTCTAACCCACCGCCTCAAACAACCCTTGAACTGAAGTTGGAATACTTCAATACCAGTTCGTCGAAACGCATCTTCGATATTATGAAGCGGATGGAGAAAATTGCCGTTAACGAACTCTCTAAGGTTACCATTATTTGGTACTACGAAGAGGACGACGAGGATATTTACTTTGCAGGGAATGATTATAAAGCGATCATGAACCCCAAGGTCGATTTTAGGATGGTGGAGATTGATGGATAA
- a CDS encoding DUF1987 domain-containing protein, with translation MEIILDKTTDTPLVHFAPGLLIIEGRSITEDVFGFWTPLLNWVESYAANPETTTRVEIGLEYTSSSSNKLISQILRKITSIAAKGFDIEVIWKYEEDDESILQLGRDMESICEVPFQYLETDTVKQRSQKITIRRKKNGEQFSITQRYWEAIVRNGHDQEYSIISKEE, from the coding sequence ATGGAAATTATCCTCGATAAAACTACCGATACACCGCTGGTGCATTTTGCCCCAGGACTGCTCATAATTGAAGGACGATCAATTACCGAGGATGTTTTTGGATTTTGGACACCGCTCCTGAATTGGGTGGAGAGTTATGCTGCAAATCCGGAGACTACCACTCGAGTAGAAATTGGATTGGAGTATACCAGCAGTAGTTCAAATAAACTCATCAGCCAAATATTGAGAAAAATAACCTCAATTGCAGCGAAGGGATTCGATATTGAAGTGATTTGGAAATACGAGGAGGACGACGAATCAATTCTGCAGCTGGGTAGAGATATGGAATCAATTTGTGAGGTTCCCTTTCAATACCTAGAAACGGATACCGTTAAGCAACGGAGTCAAAAAATCACCATCCGACGTAAGAAAAACGGCGAGCAGTTCTCCATTACCCAGCGTTACTGGGAGGCTATCGTTCGTAACGGCCACGATCAAGAGTACTCCATAATTTCAAAAGAAGAATAA
- a CDS encoding oligosaccharide flippase family protein: MKKTFLTNLILLLLLNLLIKPIWIFGIDRTVQNTVGAAEYGLYFSLFSFSILFNILLDLGITNFNNREIAMHPQLVSKYFSNLVILKIILSFLYVGFSLAVGSIIGYGEKHIMLLTLLLINQIIAAFTLYFRSNISGLHLFKTDSFISVLDRFLMIFLCGALIYNPSTRSQFRIEWFVYAQTAAYAITAVVSFLLVYRRTTFFRPRLDLNFLLTIFKRSYPFALLTLMMSFYYRIDSVMLERLIPDGETQAGTYAQAFRLLDAVNMVPFLFGGLLLPIFATMIAKKQEVVSLMKLSFNLLITPVLGLAAFVFWYRVEIIELLYLSHVSSTSSILGVLMFSFLAISASYIFGTLLTSNGSMKVINLISLAGVITNIGINLVLIPSMGAIGAAIASLVTQTTSVFLQAFFCYKIFKVTISWKEITWQMAYFTIAIVTPMLLHFYEVSLSLGIITSLVVCFGAAIVFRRINFGALLKIIRQEEL, encoded by the coding sequence TTGAAGAAGACATTTCTTACCAATCTGATACTGCTCCTGCTGCTAAACTTGCTGATTAAGCCGATTTGGATTTTTGGCATCGATCGTACCGTGCAAAATACCGTGGGAGCAGCCGAGTATGGTTTATATTTCTCGCTATTTAGCTTTTCCATTCTATTCAACATCCTACTGGATCTGGGCATCACGAATTTCAACAACCGTGAAATTGCCATGCACCCGCAGCTGGTTTCGAAGTATTTTTCGAACCTGGTAATCCTAAAGATCATTCTAAGCTTTCTGTATGTTGGCTTTAGTTTAGCCGTTGGCTCCATCATTGGATATGGAGAGAAGCACATAATGCTACTCACCCTTCTTCTGATTAATCAGATCATAGCGGCCTTCACCCTCTATTTTCGATCCAACATAAGCGGCCTTCACCTATTCAAGACCGACTCATTTATCTCGGTTCTGGACCGATTCCTAATGATTTTTCTCTGCGGAGCACTTATTTATAATCCCTCAACGCGCTCCCAATTTCGAATCGAATGGTTTGTTTACGCCCAAACGGCAGCCTATGCAATTACTGCCGTTGTCTCCTTTTTACTAGTGTATCGAAGGACGACCTTTTTTCGTCCCCGACTCGATTTAAATTTCCTGCTGACGATATTCAAGCGCAGCTACCCCTTTGCGCTCCTCACCCTTATGATGTCGTTCTACTACCGCATTGATAGCGTAATGCTTGAGCGGCTTATTCCCGACGGAGAAACGCAAGCAGGCACTTATGCCCAAGCATTTCGTCTTCTGGATGCTGTAAATATGGTTCCATTCCTTTTTGGCGGGTTGCTGCTCCCAATATTTGCCACAATGATTGCCAAGAAGCAGGAAGTGGTTTCACTCATGAAGCTATCGTTCAATCTACTAATCACTCCAGTTCTGGGCCTTGCAGCATTTGTTTTTTGGTATCGGGTGGAAATTATTGAGCTGCTCTACTTAAGCCATGTTAGCAGCACATCGTCCATTCTAGGCGTATTAATGTTCTCGTTTTTGGCCATCAGTGCATCCTACATTTTTGGAACGCTACTTACCAGCAATGGCAGCATGAAAGTTATCAACCTTATTTCGCTTGCCGGTGTGATTACCAACATTGGAATAAACTTAGTTCTAATTCCTTCGATGGGCGCAATTGGGGCTGCAATTGCCAGCCTAGTAACCCAAACAACTTCGGTTTTTTTACAGGCATTCTTCTGCTATAAGATTTTCAAAGTAACAATCTCGTGGAAGGAAATAACGTGGCAGATGGCCTACTTTACCATCGCCATAGTAACGCCAATGCTTTTACATTTCTATGAAGTAAGCCTATCTTTGGGGATAATCACCTCTTTAGTTGTGTGTTTTGGTGCAGCAATTGTCTTTCGGCGGATCAACTTTGGGGCACTACTCAAAATCATACGACAGGAAGAACTCTAA
- a CDS encoding glycosyltransferase family 4 protein, whose protein sequence is MQIAVNTRLLLSNKLEGIGWFTFETLRRIVQKHPEHHFYFLFDRQFSPEFIFGPNVTPVVLGPQSRHPLLWYIWFEFSVARFLKKNKIDLFISPDGYLPLTTKVPTIAVIHDINFAHQPEGLPKLTAWYYNYFFPKFAHKATRIVTVSEYSKTDIVETYSVAPHKVIVAYNGANSDYMPLDGKQIAEVRRELTGGSPYFMFVGAFSPRKNVVGLLQAFDQFRMQHVDGFKLVLVGERLFKTNDMERAYKSMTFKEDVVFTGRLNVERLKLVMGAAAGLVFVPFFEGFGIPLLEAMRCNVPIVSSNKTSMPEVTGEAALLVDPYNIKEIASAMVYLVETEGLAEELAVKGMARSKHFSWDITAQKLWEAVEIVDKQRSETNA, encoded by the coding sequence ATGCAAATAGCCGTAAACACTAGGCTTCTTCTCTCAAATAAACTAGAAGGTATTGGCTGGTTCACTTTCGAAACGCTTAGACGGATCGTTCAAAAGCATCCGGAGCACCATTTTTATTTCCTTTTCGATAGGCAGTTTAGCCCCGAATTTATTTTTGGGCCTAACGTAACCCCAGTGGTTTTAGGCCCACAGTCTCGGCATCCGCTTCTATGGTATATCTGGTTTGAATTTTCCGTGGCCCGGTTTCTTAAGAAAAACAAGATAGATCTGTTTATCTCCCCCGATGGTTACCTTCCGTTAACTACGAAGGTGCCCACCATAGCCGTGATTCACGACATAAATTTTGCACATCAACCCGAAGGTCTGCCGAAATTAACCGCATGGTACTACAACTATTTCTTTCCAAAGTTTGCCCATAAGGCCACGCGTATCGTTACGGTTTCGGAGTATTCAAAAACCGATATCGTTGAAACCTATTCCGTTGCGCCACACAAGGTGATTGTTGCCTATAACGGTGCCAACTCGGACTATATGCCATTGGATGGAAAACAAATTGCTGAGGTGAGGCGTGAATTGACCGGTGGCTCACCATACTTCATGTTTGTAGGGGCGTTTAGTCCGCGAAAAAACGTGGTTGGTCTACTGCAAGCGTTCGATCAGTTTAGAATGCAGCACGTCGATGGCTTTAAGCTTGTGCTTGTGGGTGAGCGGCTGTTTAAGACTAACGACATGGAGCGCGCCTACAAATCGATGACGTTTAAGGAAGATGTTGTTTTTACCGGAAGGCTTAATGTGGAGCGGCTCAAACTCGTGATGGGTGCTGCAGCTGGTTTAGTCTTTGTTCCGTTTTTCGAGGGATTTGGTATTCCTCTGCTTGAGGCTATGCGGTGCAATGTTCCAATAGTTTCGTCCAACAAAACCTCTATGCCGGAGGTAACCGGCGAGGCTGCCTTACTGGTTGATCCTTACAATATAAAAGAGATAGCAAGCGCCATGGTTTACCTGGTAGAGACCGAAGGGTTGGCCGAGGAGTTGGCGGTCAAAGGAATGGCGCGGTCTAAACACTTCTCTTGGGATATAACTGCACAAAAGTTGTGGGAGGCGGTTGAGATAGTCGATAAACAACGATCCGAAACGAATGCTTAG
- a CDS encoding ribonuclease HII → MLRSYYIENQLEAGCDEAGRGCLAGPVVAAAVILPPDFSHPDINDSKKLTEKKRNYLRTVVEENALAFAVAIVDAETIDSINILNASILGMHRALDKLSIVPEFVLVDGNRFKQYLEIPHKCIIKGDGIYASIAAASILAKTYRDELMEKLHLEYPVYGWNKNKGYPTEVHRKAIEQFGITDYHRKTFSLTNRQLKFNF, encoded by the coding sequence ATGCTTAGGTCGTATTACATAGAGAATCAGTTGGAGGCGGGCTGCGATGAGGCAGGGCGGGGATGTCTCGCTGGACCAGTGGTGGCTGCTGCGGTGATTCTTCCACCCGATTTTTCGCATCCCGATATTAACGATTCTAAAAAGTTGACGGAGAAAAAGCGAAACTATCTGCGCACAGTTGTGGAGGAGAATGCCCTCGCCTTTGCCGTTGCTATCGTTGATGCCGAAACTATCGATAGCATAAATATTTTAAATGCCTCTATTCTGGGTATGCATCGGGCCCTCGATAAACTTTCCATTGTACCCGAATTTGTGCTGGTGGACGGAAACCGCTTTAAGCAATACCTTGAAATTCCACACAAGTGCATTATTAAAGGTGATGGCATTTACGCAAGTATTGCCGCTGCCTCCATTTTGGCAAAGACCTACCGCGACGAGCTCATGGAAAAACTTCACCTTGAGTATCCTGTGTATGGTTGGAACAAAAACAAAGGGTATCCTACCGAAGTGCATCGCAAAGCAATAGAGCAGTTTGGCATTACAGATTACCATCGAAAAACATTTTCTTTAACAAATCGACAGCTCAAATTTAACTTTTAG
- a CDS encoding S46 family peptidase yields MRKIVALSLGLILMLGTVAKADEGMWLLPLINQLNAKQMKKMGAKLTAEDIYSINKNSMKDAVVIFGRGCTGEVISDQGLVLTNHHCGYGAIQQHSSVEHDYLKDGFWAQSLQEEIPTPGLSVTFLVRIEDVTKQVLDSLAGTKTEDQREMKASAVGKVISDKAIAGTGYSGMVRSLFGGNTYYLFVYETYTDVRMVGAPPSSIGKFGHDTDNWMWPRHTGDFSMFRIYAGKDGKPAAFSKDNVPYKPRYHFPISIKGMKKNDFAMILGYPGSTDRYMTSYEVNENLHLSNPNRIFVRGIRQDILLKDMQANEAVNIMYASKYAGSSNYWKNSIGESRGLKRLHVFEKKQAQEQAFSNWVKQSPDRIEKYGDALSLIQSAVNGRKDLSNAQQYLSECFFSGVEIMSPARISSSFMGRIAKATDADKPALIADWKKALEGVYKNINMPTDKRVALAMFKIYREKAGAEYLPAFYKQIDSLYGGNSDLFINNLYEKSIFANQTSAMAFVENPSQELLDADPAAVMAGDVMKVLREVSAKIAPFEVDYDKGHREYIAGILEMEPNKAHYPDANFTMRMTYGSVLDYVPMDGVHYDFKTTLKGVMEKEDPDNWEFVVSPRLKELYNAKDYGRYGVKGEMPLAFITTNDITGGNSGSPVINGNGQLIGTAFDGNWEAMSGDIAFEPELQRTISVDIRYTLFIIDKFAGAKRLINEMTIVE; encoded by the coding sequence ATGAGAAAAATAGTAGCCCTTTCCCTTGGGCTTATTCTAATGCTTGGTACTGTTGCTAAAGCTGACGAAGGTATGTGGCTTTTGCCGCTTATCAACCAGTTAAATGCAAAGCAGATGAAGAAAATGGGCGCAAAGCTCACTGCCGAGGACATTTACAGCATCAACAAAAACAGCATGAAAGATGCCGTGGTTATTTTTGGCCGCGGTTGCACTGGTGAGGTGATTTCTGATCAAGGTCTTGTCCTTACCAATCATCACTGCGGTTATGGTGCTATTCAGCAGCACAGTTCCGTAGAGCACGATTATCTAAAAGATGGTTTCTGGGCTCAATCTCTCCAAGAGGAGATTCCTACGCCAGGCCTTTCGGTTACCTTCCTCGTTCGCATCGAAGACGTAACCAAACAAGTGCTTGACTCACTCGCAGGAACAAAAACAGAGGATCAGCGCGAAATGAAGGCCTCTGCCGTAGGAAAGGTTATTTCCGACAAGGCCATTGCAGGCACAGGTTATAGCGGAATGGTAAGAAGCCTTTTTGGTGGAAATACCTATTACCTATTTGTGTACGAAACCTATACCGATGTTCGTATGGTGGGTGCTCCTCCTTCCTCTATTGGCAAGTTTGGTCACGATACCGACAACTGGATGTGGCCCCGCCACACTGGCGACTTCTCCATGTTCCGCATTTATGCTGGCAAAGATGGAAAGCCAGCTGCCTTCTCGAAGGATAACGTGCCTTACAAACCTCGCTACCATTTCCCAATATCTATCAAGGGGATGAAGAAGAACGATTTTGCTATGATTTTGGGATACCCAGGTTCAACCGATCGTTACATGACATCCTACGAGGTAAACGAAAACCTTCACCTCTCAAACCCTAACCGTATTTTCGTTAGAGGTATTCGTCAGGATATCTTGCTTAAAGATATGCAAGCTAACGAGGCTGTAAACATTATGTATGCCTCCAAGTATGCTGGATCGAGCAACTATTGGAAAAACTCAATTGGCGAGAGCCGAGGACTAAAGCGTCTTCACGTTTTTGAAAAGAAGCAAGCGCAAGAGCAAGCATTTTCCAACTGGGTAAAACAAAGCCCCGATAGAATCGAAAAGTATGGCGATGCGCTTAGCTTGATTCAATCGGCCGTTAATGGACGTAAGGATTTGTCTAACGCTCAGCAATATTTGAGCGAGTGTTTCTTCTCTGGCGTTGAAATTATGTCGCCTGCTCGCATTTCGTCTTCATTCATGGGTCGAATTGCTAAAGCTACGGATGCCGACAAGCCTGCGCTGATAGCCGATTGGAAGAAAGCCCTTGAAGGTGTCTACAAGAATATTAATATGCCTACCGATAAGCGGGTTGCTCTAGCAATGTTTAAGATCTACCGCGAAAAGGCGGGTGCTGAATATCTGCCTGCTTTTTACAAGCAAATCGACAGCTTGTATGGCGGTAACTCCGATCTTTTCATCAACAATCTCTACGAAAAGTCCATTTTTGCTAACCAGACTTCGGCAATGGCATTCGTTGAAAACCCAAGCCAAGAGTTGCTAGATGCCGATCCAGCAGCAGTAATGGCTGGTGATGTGATGAAGGTACTGCGCGAGGTTAGTGCAAAGATTGCTCCTTTCGAAGTTGATTACGACAAGGGTCACCGTGAGTATATTGCTGGTATCCTCGAAATGGAACCAAACAAGGCTCACTACCCCGATGCTAACTTCACCATGCGTATGACCTATGGTTCCGTACTCGACTATGTTCCTATGGATGGCGTTCACTACGACTTTAAGACTACCCTTAAAGGTGTAATGGAAAAAGAAGACCCAGACAACTGGGAGTTTGTTGTTTCTCCAAGGTTGAAGGAACTTTACAACGCTAAGGACTATGGTCGTTACGGCGTAAAGGGCGAAATGCCTTTGGCCTTTATCACTACCAACGATATTACCGGTGGTAACTCAGGAAGCCCAGTAATCAATGGCAACGGTCAGCTTATTGGAACTGCGTTTGATGGTAACTGGGAAGCAATGAGCGGCGATATCGCTTTTGAACCAGAATTACAACGCACCATTAGCGTGGATATTCGCTACACTCTCTTTATCATCGATAAGTTTGCCGGTGCAAAACGCCTAATTAACGAAATGACCATTGTGGAGTAA
- a CDS encoding DUF2490 domain-containing protein: MKKFSFTLHLVLMLGSFGLGFTAAAQKRDYGLWTGADISQKLNKRISLNLAGELKFKDTLTKVDEFLTEFGLGVKINSHFDLFGGYRLGRSAEEDAFYTNHRFTVGAKTDWDISRLKVVYNMRYEFEFAEVYTNGYNLEESKRVRGRVSVEYNLPNSKLTPFFSAELFYDMSPNKEREFNRIRYRLGSDFAINKRNKLEVFAQYQKNMNAKTDKSSMVLGLFYSFEMKQKKEPIETRPQETVAE; this comes from the coding sequence ATGAAAAAATTTAGCTTTACCCTACACCTTGTCCTGATGCTTGGCTCCTTTGGATTAGGATTTACCGCTGCGGCACAAAAACGCGACTATGGCCTGTGGACCGGTGCCGATATAAGCCAAAAACTGAATAAACGAATCTCGCTAAACTTAGCAGGTGAGCTCAAGTTTAAAGATACCCTTACTAAGGTGGATGAATTCTTGACTGAGTTCGGACTCGGAGTTAAAATCAACAGCCATTTCGACCTGTTTGGAGGTTACCGGCTTGGACGATCAGCAGAGGAGGATGCCTTTTATACCAACCATCGATTTACCGTTGGAGCAAAAACCGATTGGGATATCAGCCGATTAAAGGTAGTTTACAACATGCGCTACGAGTTTGAGTTTGCCGAAGTATACACCAATGGCTACAACCTTGAAGAGTCGAAACGAGTTAGAGGGAGAGTTAGCGTGGAATACAACCTCCCCAACTCTAAGCTAACACCATTTTTCTCGGCCGAGCTATTTTACGATATGAGCCCTAACAAGGAGCGAGAGTTCAATCGGATCCGATACCGTTTGGGCAGTGATTTTGCCATAAATAAGCGCAATAAGTTGGAGGTTTTTGCGCAGTATCAAAAGAATATGAATGCAAAGACCGATAAATCATCAATGGTTCTGGGGCTCTTTTACTCCTTCGAGATGAAGCAGAAGAAAGAACCGATAGAGACACGCCCACAAGAAACGGTGGCGGAATAA